Proteins encoded by one window of Phytohabitans houttuyneae:
- a CDS encoding LysR family transcriptional regulator yields MHLAQLRALVAVADRGSFTRAARDLGLTQSAVSHAVAALERDLGQRLVDRERVGAVLTAVGKAVVDDARDAVRAADRVAERAAASAGELVGELRLGGMPSTNLAVLPALQRRFARRHPGARVSLLEGTDDEMVDWLERGLVDLSCVVVGLGVVEGPVLAEDEFVALVHPEHPLAGEAAVRVEDLLDDAFVTSKSGCEPLVESIFGSHGLVFRPTHRVTQLSTIVTMVRAGMGVALLPSLMLDGDPAGVVPIPLNPRVPRTLRIGHRPGGRPSALARAFLDFVDEDGATGRE; encoded by the coding sequence ATGCACCTCGCTCAGCTGCGCGCCCTCGTCGCGGTGGCCGACCGCGGCAGCTTCACCCGCGCCGCGCGCGACCTGGGCCTCACCCAGTCGGCGGTCTCGCACGCCGTCGCCGCCCTGGAGCGTGACCTCGGTCAGCGCCTCGTCGACCGGGAGCGGGTGGGCGCGGTGCTCACCGCGGTGGGCAAGGCCGTGGTCGACGACGCGCGGGATGCGGTGCGTGCGGCCGACCGGGTGGCCGAGCGGGCCGCGGCCAGCGCCGGTGAGCTTGTGGGGGAGCTGCGCCTGGGTGGGATGCCGAGCACCAACCTTGCCGTGCTCCCCGCGCTCCAGCGCCGCTTCGCGCGGCGGCACCCGGGGGCCCGCGTCTCGCTGCTGGAGGGCACCGACGACGAGATGGTCGACTGGCTGGAGCGCGGCCTCGTCGACCTCAGCTGCGTGGTCGTGGGCCTGGGCGTGGTCGAGGGGCCGGTGCTGGCTGAGGACGAGTTCGTGGCGCTTGTGCACCCTGAGCACCCGCTCGCCGGCGAGGCGGCCGTGCGGGTCGAGGATCTGCTCGACGACGCGTTCGTGACCAGCAAGAGCGGGTGCGAGCCGCTGGTCGAGTCGATCTTCGGGAGCCACGGGCTTGTGTTCCGCCCAACCCACCGGGTCACCCAGCTCAGCACGATCGTGACCATGGTCCGAGCCGGCATGGGCGTGGCGCTCCTGCCCTCGCTCATGCTCGACGGCGACCCGGCCGGGGTGGTGCCGATCCCGCTCAACCCCCGCGTGCCGCGCACGCTGCGCATCGGTCACCGCCCGGGCGGGCGACCCTCCGCCCTCGCCAGGGCCTTCCTCGACTTCGTGGACGAAGACGGCGCGACGGGCCGCGAGTGA
- the mnmA gene encoding tRNA 2-thiouridine(34) synthase MnmA — translation MRVLAAMSGGVDSAVAAARAADAGHDVTGVHLALARNPQTYRSGARGCCTLEDARDARRAADVIGIPFYVWDMADRFHEDVVDDFVAEYAAGRTPNPCLRCNEKIKFAAVLDRAVALGFDAVVTGHHARLGADGLLRRSVDLAKDQSYVLAVLRRDQLDRSMFPLGDTTKAQVRVEAAERGLAVAEKPDSHDICFIADGDTRRFLAERLGEAPGDIVDARTGAVLGAHSGAYAYTVGQRRGLALREPAPDGRPRYVLSITPVTNTVTVGSAEMLDVSDVTADRPVWTGGPPPEGPIECEVQLRAHGEVVPATVELTGGRMLAALRRPARGVAAGQALVAYRPDPAGDIVLGSATIGSRD, via the coding sequence GTGAGAGTCCTGGCCGCGATGTCCGGCGGGGTCGACTCGGCGGTGGCGGCCGCACGGGCGGCCGACGCCGGTCACGACGTCACCGGCGTCCATTTGGCGCTGGCGCGCAACCCGCAGACCTACCGTTCGGGGGCCCGCGGGTGCTGCACGCTCGAAGACGCCCGGGACGCCCGCCGTGCCGCCGACGTGATCGGCATCCCGTTCTACGTGTGGGACATGGCCGACCGCTTCCACGAAGACGTGGTCGATGATTTCGTCGCGGAGTACGCGGCGGGCCGTACCCCCAATCCCTGCCTGCGCTGCAACGAAAAGATCAAGTTTGCCGCGGTGCTGGATCGGGCGGTGGCCCTCGGTTTTGACGCCGTGGTGACCGGCCACCACGCGCGCCTCGGTGCGGACGGTCTCCTGCGCCGCAGCGTCGACCTGGCCAAAGACCAGTCCTACGTGCTGGCCGTGCTCCGCCGCGACCAGCTCGACCGCTCGATGTTTCCGCTCGGCGACACGACAAAGGCGCAGGTGCGCGTCGAGGCGGCCGAGCGCGGGCTGGCCGTGGCGGAAAAGCCGGACTCGCACGACATCTGCTTCATCGCCGACGGAGACACCCGCCGTTTCCTGGCCGAGCGGCTGGGCGAGGCGCCCGGCGACATCGTCGACGCGCGGACGGGCGCGGTGCTCGGTGCGCACTCAGGGGCGTACGCGTACACCGTGGGGCAGCGCCGCGGCCTCGCCCTCCGCGAGCCGGCGCCGGACGGTCGTCCCCGCTACGTGCTGTCGATCACGCCGGTCACCAACACCGTGACCGTCGGCTCGGCCGAGATGCTCGACGTCTCGGACGTCACCGCCGACCGTCCGGTGTGGACCGGTGGCCCGCCGCCGGAGGGCCCGATCGAGTGCGAGGTCCAGCTGCGCGCGCACGGCGAGGTCGTGCCGGCCACCGTCGAGCTGACCGGCGGCCGCATGCTCGCCGCCCTGCGCCGCCCGGCCCGCGGTGTGGCGGCCGGGCAGGCGCTCGTCGCGTACCGGCCGGACCCCGCCGGCGACATCGTGCTCGGCTCAGCGACGATTGGCAGCCGTGACTGA
- a CDS encoding TrpB-like pyridoxal phosphate-dependent enzyme, with protein sequence MLDVYKLWRPSPLFRAHRLEKALGTPAKIFYKYEGVSPAGSHKPNTAVPQAYYNAAAGIRRLTTETGAGQWGTALAFACSQYGLDCEVWQVRASYDQKPYRKIMIETFGGVIHPSPSDLTAAGRAILAKHPDSPGSLGIAISEAVEVAAQNDDTNYALGSVLNHVLLHQTVIGEEAIAQFAKVGLTPDVIVGCTGGGSNFGGLAFPFLREKLAGRMDVTIRAVEPASCPSLTKGVYAYDFGDTAGMTPLMKMHTLGHDFIPDPIHAGGLRYHGMSPLISHVYELGLIEAISKTQRECFEAGVRFARTEGIVPAPEPTHALAACIEEALRCKETGEEKVILTALCGHGHLDLAAYGAYLAGDLVDHELSEADVATAVAALPKVPA encoded by the coding sequence GTGCTGGATGTCTACAAGCTGTGGCGGCCCTCGCCCCTCTTCCGCGCGCACCGGCTGGAGAAGGCGCTCGGCACTCCCGCCAAGATCTTCTACAAGTACGAGGGCGTGTCGCCGGCCGGCTCGCACAAGCCCAACACCGCGGTGCCGCAGGCGTACTACAACGCGGCCGCCGGCATCCGCCGCCTCACCACGGAGACCGGCGCCGGGCAGTGGGGCACCGCGCTCGCGTTCGCCTGCTCGCAGTACGGGCTGGACTGCGAGGTGTGGCAGGTGCGCGCCTCGTACGACCAGAAGCCGTACCGCAAGATCATGATCGAGACGTTCGGCGGCGTCATCCATCCGTCCCCTTCGGACCTGACCGCCGCCGGCCGCGCGATCCTCGCCAAGCACCCCGACTCCCCCGGCTCGCTCGGCATCGCCATCTCCGAGGCGGTCGAGGTGGCCGCGCAGAACGACGACACCAACTACGCGCTGGGCAGCGTGCTCAACCACGTTCTGCTGCACCAGACGGTGATCGGTGAGGAGGCGATAGCCCAGTTCGCCAAGGTGGGGCTCACGCCCGACGTGATCGTCGGCTGCACCGGCGGCGGCTCGAACTTCGGCGGCCTCGCGTTCCCCTTCCTGCGCGAGAAGCTGGCCGGCCGCATGGACGTGACGATCCGCGCGGTCGAGCCGGCCAGCTGCCCGTCGCTGACCAAGGGCGTGTACGCGTACGACTTCGGCGACACCGCCGGCATGACCCCGCTGATGAAGATGCACACGCTGGGCCACGACTTCATCCCCGACCCGATCCACGCCGGCGGCCTGCGTTACCACGGCATGTCACCGCTCATCTCGCACGTGTACGAGCTTGGCCTGATCGAGGCGATCTCGAAGACCCAGCGCGAGTGTTTCGAGGCGGGTGTGCGGTTCGCGCGCACCGAGGGCATCGTGCCGGCACCCGAGCCGACCCACGCGCTGGCCGCCTGCATCGAGGAGGCGCTGCGCTGCAAGGAGACCGGCGAGGAGAAGGTGATCCTGACCGCGCTGTGCGGCCACGGCCACCTGGACTTGGCGGCATATGGCGCTTACCTTGCCGGCGACCTCGTCGACCACGAGCTCTCCGAAGCCGACGTCGCCACCGCGGTAGCGGCCCTGCCGAAGGTGCCGGCCTAG
- a CDS encoding YidH family protein, which translates to MLGAIKRWFDPEEVRRVGATPDYRFSLANERTFLAWIRTGLALVAGGLATAQFLPPLRVAHLREVISIALLLLGGAVAVRAVDRWARTERAMRLGRDLPASRFPALLAILVGAGAALLVVVVLVQAFD; encoded by the coding sequence GTGCTGGGCGCGATCAAGCGATGGTTCGATCCCGAGGAGGTACGCCGGGTCGGCGCGACGCCCGACTACCGCTTCTCGCTGGCCAACGAGCGCACCTTCCTTGCCTGGATACGCACTGGCCTGGCCCTTGTGGCGGGCGGCCTGGCCACCGCACAGTTCCTGCCGCCGCTGCGGGTCGCCCACCTGCGTGAGGTGATCTCCATCGCACTGCTGCTGTTGGGCGGTGCGGTCGCCGTGCGCGCGGTGGACCGCTGGGCTCGCACCGAGCGGGCGATGCGCCTCGGACGCGACCTGCCCGCCTCCCGCTTCCCCGCCCTGCTCGCGATCCTGGTCGGTGCCGGCGCGGCGCTGCTCGTCGTCGTCGTACTCGTGCAGGCCTTCGATTGA
- a CDS encoding PLD nuclease N-terminal domain-containing protein, giving the protein MARLYVLLFLVQIILAVLALISCLSAEEDEIRALPRLVWVLIILFFPLIGSIAWFLAGRPAREGSPGGGWRAAGGFPEPKRSRPVAPDDDPEFLKSLDAGKSQHDRELFEKWEEDLRRREDEMRRRESGEESTS; this is encoded by the coding sequence ATGGCCCGCCTGTACGTGCTCCTCTTCCTGGTACAGATCATCCTCGCTGTCCTCGCGCTGATCAGCTGCCTATCAGCCGAGGAGGACGAGATCCGGGCGCTGCCTCGGCTCGTCTGGGTGCTGATCATCCTGTTCTTCCCGCTGATCGGGTCCATCGCCTGGTTCCTCGCCGGCCGGCCGGCGCGCGAGGGCTCTCCCGGTGGCGGCTGGCGGGCCGCGGGCGGCTTCCCGGAGCCCAAGCGGTCGCGGCCGGTGGCACCGGACGACGATCCGGAGTTCCTTAAGTCGCTGGATGCCGGCAAGTCGCAGCACGACCGGGAGCTGTTCGAAAAGTGGGAGGAAGACCTTCGCCGCCGCGAAGACGAGATGCGCCGCCGCGAAAGCGGTGAGGAGAGCACCTCCTGA
- a CDS encoding methionine synthase codes for MTDFPWPRGSATGIGSLPGTDVAEAQKIVLGELPNLPHLPELPDRGPGADMVGRGAAFLVELPVELYAARWRVASRPGRDRRRALDLLERDLDQMTEQADGFAGTFKVQAAGPFTLAANIDLALGGRILRDHGAVRDLSESLAEGLRTHVADVRRRLPAATILLQLDEPSLPAALGGRIATESGLYTYRSIESTTAGSLLRTVVEAAAAPVVLHCCAPDVPLDVVRASGAAAVALDMSLVDKLDPLGEAIDAGLGLFAGSGQATSAAVADQVRGVWRQLGFPDQRLPDQVVVTPACGLAGTPAADARRALTAVREASQRLQEV; via the coding sequence GTGACTGACTTTCCCTGGCCGCGCGGTTCGGCGACGGGCATCGGCTCGCTGCCCGGCACCGACGTCGCCGAAGCGCAGAAGATCGTGCTCGGTGAGCTGCCCAACCTCCCGCACCTGCCCGAGCTGCCCGACCGCGGCCCCGGCGCGGACATGGTCGGGCGGGGCGCCGCGTTCCTGGTCGAGCTGCCCGTCGAGCTCTACGCGGCCCGCTGGCGCGTCGCCTCCCGCCCCGGCCGGGACCGCCGCCGCGCCCTCGACCTGCTCGAACGCGACCTCGACCAGATGACCGAGCAGGCCGACGGGTTCGCCGGCACGTTCAAGGTGCAGGCGGCCGGGCCCTTCACGCTCGCCGCCAACATCGACCTCGCGCTCGGCGGCCGCATCCTGCGCGACCACGGTGCGGTGCGCGACCTGAGCGAGTCGCTCGCCGAGGGGCTGCGCACGCACGTGGCCGACGTACGCCGCCGGCTGCCCGCCGCCACCATCCTGCTCCAGCTCGACGAGCCGTCCCTGCCCGCGGCGCTGGGCGGGCGGATCGCGACGGAGAGCGGGCTGTACACCTACCGCTCGATCGAGTCCACCACCGCCGGCTCGCTGCTGCGCACGGTCGTGGAGGCGGCCGCCGCGCCGGTGGTGCTGCACTGCTGCGCGCCCGACGTACCTCTCGACGTGGTCCGCGCGAGCGGCGCGGCCGCGGTGGCGCTCGACATGTCGCTCGTGGACAAGCTCGACCCGCTGGGCGAGGCGATCGACGCCGGGCTCGGCCTCTTCGCCGGCTCCGGCCAGGCCACCTCCGCCGCGGTCGCCGACCAGGTGCGCGGCGTGTGGCGGCAGCTGGGCTTCCCCGATCAGCGCCTGCCCGACCAGGTCGTGGTGACGCCGGCCTGCGGCCTCGCCGGCACGCCGGCCGCCGACGCGCGGCGCGCACTGACCGCCGTCCGCGAGGCGTCGCAGCGCCTCCAGGAGGTCTGA
- a CDS encoding electron transfer flavoprotein subunit alpha/FixB family protein, whose amino-acid sequence MAEVLVVVEHSGGEVKKVTLEMLTLARELGTPAAVVLGGPGVAAPLTEKLGEFGAATVYAAESEDLDGFLVAPKAAVLAGLVRSVQPAAVLLGSTQEGKEIAGRLAVKLDNGLLTDVSGLDADGVATQVVFAGSTIVKSRVTRGLPLVTVRPNSLTPTPAPASVRVSAVDVVVEQSAKLARVLERKVEPKGARPELTEASVVVSGGRGVGSGDNFKLVEELADLLGGAVGASRAAVDSGFYPHQFQVGQTGKTVSPQLYVALGISGAIQHRAGMQTSKTIVAVNKDAEAPIFELADYGVVGDLFKVVPQATEEIRKRK is encoded by the coding sequence ATGGCTGAGGTTTTGGTTGTCGTGGAGCATTCCGGTGGTGAGGTTAAGAAGGTCACCCTGGAGATGCTCACGTTGGCCCGTGAGCTGGGCACCCCGGCGGCGGTGGTGCTCGGCGGCCCGGGCGTGGCCGCTCCTCTGACCGAAAAGCTGGGCGAGTTCGGCGCGGCGACGGTGTATGCCGCCGAGAGTGAGGATCTGGACGGGTTCCTGGTCGCGCCGAAGGCTGCCGTGCTGGCCGGGCTGGTCCGGTCGGTGCAGCCGGCCGCGGTGCTGCTCGGCTCGACCCAGGAGGGTAAGGAGATCGCCGGCCGGCTCGCGGTCAAGCTCGACAACGGTCTGCTGACCGACGTTAGTGGGCTGGACGCGGACGGGGTGGCGACGCAGGTGGTGTTCGCCGGCTCCACGATCGTCAAGTCGCGGGTGACTCGCGGGTTGCCGCTGGTCACTGTCCGCCCCAACTCGCTGACCCCGACCCCGGCGCCGGCCAGCGTGCGGGTGTCGGCGGTGGATGTGGTGGTGGAGCAGTCGGCGAAGCTGGCCCGGGTGCTCGAGCGCAAGGTCGAGCCGAAGGGTGCCCGGCCGGAGCTGACCGAGGCGTCCGTGGTCGTCTCCGGCGGCCGTGGCGTGGGCAGCGGCGACAACTTCAAACTCGTCGAGGAGCTCGCCGACCTGCTCGGCGGTGCGGTCGGCGCGTCCCGGGCCGCGGTCGACTCCGGTTTCTACCCGCACCAGTTCCAGGTCGGGCAGACCGGTAAGACCGTCTCCCCCCAGCTGTACGTGGCGTTGGGTATCTCCGGCGCGATCCAGCACCGGGCCGGGATGCAAACCTCCAAGACCATCGTCGCGGTCAACAAAGACGCCGAAGCACCCATCTTCGAACTCGCCGACTACGGCGTCGTCGGCGACCTGTTCAAAGTCGTCCCACAAGCCACCGAAGAAATCCGCAAACGTAAATAG
- a CDS encoding DUF202 domain-containing protein codes for MSDPGLARERTWLAWWRTLLLAGGVAVLLARLAAIDGDLLIVAAALAGWTALFAVAFWRYRSRRPGPGPALPLVALFTAGYAALGTLLVLIR; via the coding sequence ATGAGCGACCCCGGGCTGGCCCGCGAGCGCACGTGGCTCGCCTGGTGGCGCACGCTGCTCCTCGCCGGCGGTGTCGCCGTTCTCCTGGCCCGTCTGGCCGCGATCGACGGCGACCTGCTGATCGTGGCGGCCGCCCTGGCCGGCTGGACAGCGCTGTTCGCCGTGGCCTTCTGGCGGTACCGGTCCCGCCGCCCCGGGCCGGGCCCGGCCCTGCCTCTCGTCGCCCTGTTCACGGCCGGCTACGCGGCCCTCGGCACGCTGCTGGTGCTGATCCGTTAG
- a CDS encoding electron transfer flavoprotein subunit beta/FixA family protein, which yields MNIVVLVKQVPDSSAERSLRAGDNTVDRGSASNVINEMDEYAIEEALRVQAAHGGEVTILTMGPQGASESIRKALSMGPDRAVHVLDDALHGSCAVATSKVLAAALGTLNPDLVLCGAEATDGRVQVMAHMLAERLGIAALTGARKLTVDGASLTIERQTEEGFEVVAASTPAVVSVWDTINEPRYPSFKGIMAAKKKPVQTLSVADLGIAASEVGFAGASSVVVQHSKRPPRSGGQKVADEGDGGVKLVEFLASEKFV from the coding sequence ATGAACATCGTGGTGCTCGTCAAGCAGGTGCCGGATTCGAGCGCGGAGCGTTCGCTGCGGGCTGGTGATAATACGGTCGACCGTGGGTCGGCGAGCAATGTCATCAATGAGATGGATGAGTATGCCATTGAGGAGGCGTTGCGGGTTCAGGCGGCGCATGGTGGTGAGGTCACGATCTTGACGATGGGGCCGCAGGGTGCTTCGGAGTCGATTCGTAAGGCGTTGTCGATGGGTCCGGACCGGGCGGTGCATGTGCTGGACGATGCGTTGCACGGCTCGTGCGCGGTAGCCACGTCGAAGGTGCTGGCGGCGGCGTTGGGCACCCTCAATCCCGACCTGGTGCTGTGTGGTGCGGAGGCGACCGATGGGCGGGTGCAGGTGATGGCGCACATGCTGGCTGAGCGGCTGGGGATCGCCGCGTTGACCGGTGCGCGGAAGCTGACCGTGGACGGTGCGTCGTTGACGATCGAGCGGCAGACCGAGGAAGGCTTCGAGGTGGTGGCCGCTTCGACGCCGGCGGTGGTGTCGGTGTGGGACACGATCAACGAGCCGCGGTATCCGTCGTTCAAGGGGATCATGGCGGCGAAGAAGAAGCCGGTGCAGACGCTGTCGGTGGCCGATCTGGGGATCGCCGCGTCTGAGGTGGGGTTTGCGGGTGCGTCGTCGGTGGTGGTGCAGCACAGTAAGCGGCCGCCGCGTTCGGGTGGGCAGAAGGTCGCTGATGAGGGCGATGGCGGCGTGAAGCTGGTCGAGTTCCTGGCCTCCGAGAAGTTTGTGTAA
- a CDS encoding cysteine desulfurase family protein: MAYMDHAATTPMLSEAIEAYVAAARDVGNASSLHAPGRRARRTVEESRERIAAALGARPSEVIFTGSGTESDNLAVKGMHWARRDRAAGRNRVIASAVEHHAVLDSVRWLEEHEGADVTWLEVDQQGRVPVEALRDALSAHGDQATVVTAMWANNEVGTLQPAAALAALAAEAGVPFHTDAVQAVGQVPVDFAASGAAALSISGHKLGGPTGVGALLLGRDIACTPLLHGGGQERDVRSGTLDVPAIAAFAVAVESAVKTQQETAARLGALRDDLVSRVRQAVPDAIYNGDPTHRLPGNAHLSFPGCEGDALLLLLDAQDIACSTGSACSAGVAQPSHVLLAMGADDDRARSSLRFTLGHTSTRADVDALVAALPGAVERARRAAAR, encoded by the coding sequence ATGGCCTACATGGATCACGCCGCGACCACGCCGATGCTCAGCGAGGCGATCGAGGCGTATGTCGCCGCCGCCCGCGACGTCGGAAACGCCTCCTCGCTGCACGCGCCGGGGCGGCGGGCTCGCCGCACCGTCGAGGAGTCGCGGGAGCGGATCGCCGCCGCGCTCGGTGCTCGCCCGTCCGAGGTGATCTTCACCGGTAGCGGTACGGAAAGCGACAACCTCGCGGTCAAGGGCATGCACTGGGCCCGCCGTGACCGCGCCGCCGGGCGCAACCGGGTGATCGCCAGCGCGGTCGAGCACCATGCGGTGCTCGACTCGGTGCGCTGGCTGGAGGAGCACGAGGGCGCCGACGTCACCTGGCTGGAGGTCGACCAGCAGGGTCGGGTGCCGGTCGAGGCGCTGCGCGACGCCCTCTCCGCGCACGGCGACCAGGCCACCGTCGTCACCGCGATGTGGGCCAACAACGAGGTCGGCACGCTCCAGCCCGCCGCCGCACTCGCCGCGCTCGCGGCCGAGGCGGGGGTGCCGTTTCACACCGACGCGGTCCAGGCGGTCGGCCAGGTGCCGGTCGACTTCGCGGCCAGCGGGGCCGCCGCGCTCTCCATCAGCGGCCACAAGCTTGGCGGCCCCACCGGCGTCGGCGCGCTGCTGCTCGGCCGCGACATCGCCTGCACCCCGCTGCTGCACGGCGGCGGGCAGGAGCGGGACGTGCGCTCCGGCACGCTCGACGTACCGGCCATCGCGGCCTTCGCCGTCGCGGTCGAGAGCGCGGTCAAGACCCAGCAGGAGACCGCGGCAAGGCTCGGCGCCCTCCGCGACGACCTGGTCTCCCGGGTGCGGCAGGCGGTGCCGGACGCGATCTACAACGGCGACCCGACCCACCGGCTGCCGGGCAACGCGCACCTGTCCTTCCCCGGCTGCGAGGGTGACGCGCTGCTGCTCCTGCTCGACGCCCAGGACATCGCCTGCTCGACCGGCTCGGCCTGCTCGGCGGGGGTCGCCCAGCCGTCGCACGTACTGCTGGCGATGGGCGCCGACGACGACCGCGCGCGGTCATCGCTCCGCTTCACGCTCGGCCACACCTCGACGCGCGCCGACGTGGACGCGCTGGTCGCCGCCCTCCCCGGCGCTGTCGAGCGGGCGCGGCGGGCCGCTGCCCGCTGA
- a CDS encoding DMT family transporter has translation MSRKDLAILLSVAAVFGASFLFIRVASPVLGPLPVSAGRVALGALVPLVLIAVTRQRLAAELRGRYRDLMVVGFLLAALPFTLFAVAELRLPASLAAVLNATTPIWGIVVARIWLGQAASGRRLLGGAVGLAGVAAAVGLGSLPLDGVTLAATGACLLASLSYAVGSVWTARRLGGTPPLVLAAGQQIGAAVLLAAPVTVAGTAHPPTAKAVAAVAVLGLVCTGVAFVLWFRLLARVGPVAAVTVTLLAPVFGVLWGRCCWASRSRSAWWPAWPRCSPAST, from the coding sequence ATGTCTCGCAAGGATCTGGCGATCCTGCTGTCGGTCGCCGCCGTGTTCGGCGCCTCGTTCCTGTTCATCCGGGTCGCCTCCCCGGTGCTCGGCCCGCTGCCGGTCTCGGCCGGCCGGGTGGCGCTGGGCGCGCTGGTGCCGCTCGTGTTGATCGCGGTGACGCGCCAGCGGCTGGCCGCCGAGCTGCGCGGGCGCTACCGGGACCTGATGGTGGTGGGCTTCCTGCTGGCGGCGCTGCCGTTCACGCTCTTCGCCGTGGCTGAGCTGCGCCTGCCCGCCTCGCTGGCCGCCGTGCTCAACGCCACCACGCCGATCTGGGGCATCGTGGTCGCCCGCATCTGGCTCGGGCAGGCCGCGAGCGGCCGGCGCCTGCTGGGTGGTGCGGTCGGTCTGGCCGGGGTGGCCGCGGCGGTCGGGCTGGGCTCGCTGCCGCTGGACGGCGTCACGCTGGCCGCCACCGGCGCGTGCCTGCTCGCCTCCCTGTCGTACGCGGTGGGCAGCGTGTGGACCGCCCGCCGGCTCGGCGGCACCCCGCCGCTGGTGCTCGCCGCCGGCCAGCAGATCGGTGCCGCGGTGCTGCTGGCCGCCCCGGTCACGGTGGCCGGCACGGCGCACCCGCCGACGGCCAAGGCGGTGGCGGCCGTGGCTGTTCTGGGCCTGGTGTGCACGGGAGTGGCGTTCGTGCTGTGGTTCCGCCTGCTGGCCCGGGTGGGGCCGGTGGCCGCGGTGACGGTGACGCTGCTGGCGCCGGTGTTCGGCGTGCTGTGGGGGCGCTGCTGCTGGGCGAGCCGGTCACGCTCGGCCTGGTGGCCGGCATGGCCGCGGTGCTCGCCGGCGTCTACCTGA